In Mycobacteriales bacterium, one DNA window encodes the following:
- a CDS encoding thymidine kinase, with the protein MSALSFFHGPMDRGKSTLALQIDHNQSRQGRLGLLLVRHDRSGPARISSRLGLSREAVEVTDGMDLRELVRDRQAAGLRVDYLVVDEAQFLDPAQVEQLADLVDDARVEVFAFGISTDFRGRLFPGSQRLLELADSVEQLQVEVLCWCGRPGRLNARVVGGRVVRAGDTVLVADTGGEAEVHYQVLCRAHHRAGDLGPGVRAPGQLTIG; encoded by the coding sequence GTGAGCGCGTTGTCGTTCTTTCACGGGCCGATGGACCGCGGCAAGTCCACGCTCGCCTTGCAGATCGACCACAACCAGTCCCGGCAGGGCCGCCTCGGCCTGCTGCTGGTCCGGCACGACCGCTCCGGCCCGGCCCGGATCTCCAGCCGGCTGGGCCTGTCCCGGGAGGCGGTCGAGGTCACCGACGGCATGGACCTGCGCGAGCTGGTCCGCGACCGGCAGGCCGCCGGGCTCCGGGTGGACTACCTGGTCGTGGACGAGGCCCAGTTCCTGGACCCGGCGCAGGTCGAGCAGCTGGCCGACCTGGTCGACGACGCCCGGGTCGAGGTGTTCGCATTCGGCATCTCGACCGACTTCCGGGGCCGGCTGTTCCCGGGCTCGCAGCGGCTGCTGGAGCTGGCGGACTCGGTCGAGCAGCTCCAGGTCGAGGTGCTGTGCTGGTGCGGCCGGCCCGGCCGGCTGAACGCCCGGGTCGTCGGCGGCCGGGTGGTCCGGGCCGGCGACACCGTGCTGGTGGCCGACACCGGCGGCGAGGCCGAGGTGCACTACCAGGTGCTCTGCCGGGCCCACCACCGTGCGGGCGACCTCGGGCCGGGCGTACGGGCGCCGGGTCAGCTC